Within the Sylvia atricapilla isolate bSylAtr1 chromosome 10, bSylAtr1.pri, whole genome shotgun sequence genome, the region TGCTATTCATGTACTCTTTCCCCCACCACTTCTCCAGTTTTAAAGGTACAAATTTCCCTTTAATTTGCCTTCTACTTTTCTACTCCAACCAACAGGAGTCTGAAAGGTTTTTGGCTCCTTCAGGCCTCAGCTCCCATGGACATGACccaccagcattcccagcccatGGCATGCTGCTGAACAGATTCAGGATGGGGGTATTTGGATGTTTCATTCATGAACATGGACAGATTTATCCAGGACTGATGTTTCAAGTAACCCTGGGAACGCTATGGTGAGGCAGGTGCTTGCCAGAGCTTTGATGCTCTTTCCTGCTCACTGTGTAGTGTTTGTTGAGgtgattttcctcttttccatgtGCTTTACTGGAAAGTGGGAACATACAGACCTGCATTTTGATTCATGCAGTAGTTGGAAATATCTTTGACAGCTGGGTGGAGCTGTCTGCTTCCACTGGGGAGAAAAGAGCCCTTTCTCAAACACTGTGGTTCTGGAACAATCCATGCGTATCTCAGCTCCTCACCAACTCTTCTCCATGAATTTCACGACTGGCACTAATGAacatttctagaaaaaaaagctgcctaAACCATCAAACTATTTGGGAAGTTGGCCAAACAACCACACTTCCAGAGGTGCCCCAGATAATACAGAATACAGTGCCCATTTTCTtaggttttcctttttaatttttttattttcagacagAGGCAATCTTTGAAAATCCCCCAGACTCTGACAAATCCCATTTCAGCCACACAGCAAGGCTcttgccttttgttttgcagCAATGTTCCAGGCTGTGAGGGCCCTCATGATCGTGGGGATAGTCCTGGGAATCCTCGGCCTCCTTGTGTGCATTTTTGCTCTGAAATGCATCCGGATTGGGAGCATGGAGGACACTGCCAAAGCCAACATGACCCTGACCTCTGGCATCATGTTCATCATTGCTGGTAAGTGAGAACTGTTGCGTCTTCCATGTGGAAGGCTTTGCATTTCCCTGGAATTGAGGACTGGGCACGTTTTGGTGCATTTCTGAAGTTATTGGCATTGTCTTCCAGCCTGATTTCCTGTGGTCAAATGGTTTTTGCCCCTGATTAGGGAACAAAAAATCTCTGGAAACCAGAAGTTTGTATGGACAATATATGGAAGGGTGACAAAACATCCCACAGATGGAAAATGAAGTATATCTCTTGTTTTATATATGTTGTTGCCATATATTATTATAGCCTTTATTTGTACAGAATACTTTTTCTAGTTTCAGGCTTTATTCATAAGAATTTTAGGAAGATTCCCAGGGTTGTTGTAGCCTGGTTTGAAGGTGTAAAATACCTGCCTACAAGGCTGCAGGAATGCCCAGCTTCCTCAAAACTGCAATAGCTTAATACATCACTTACAGGTTTTCCTACATTATGTTTGAGATAAGACACAAATGAAATCTATGTcctaaacaaagaaaaggagaatatccctatttaaaatgcatcaaaTCCCAGTGCTTAACTTTTCTTTGGATATGAGACATTCAACACAACTTCAGAAATATAAGCTCTAAAGAGGAAACCACTTTCTGCCACATAGctttaattttgtatttgacATCTATCAttttagaatcatggaatgggttgggatGAAAgtaccttaaaaatcatccagtttcccccctgccatgggcagggacactttccactggaccagggctccaagctccatccaacctggtcttggacactgtggaaggaagaaaaaaagcaaaactctcATGTGAGAATTTTTGCCAAAAGTTCTGGGCTTCAGCTCTTCTGGACAACCCAGCTCCTATCTATCCTTGGTCcttaaggtccattccaacccagaCCAGTCTGTTATTCTATGTTCAAGTGAATTCCTCTGCTGAGGAAAACCAAATGTTGGCATTGCTGCCAGGATTGTCAGAGATGGCCATCCCAGACATCACCTCTTTGGGTAAATGGAAGAAGTTCCAATCTCCTGGGGATGATCTTTCACATCTGGTGATAAACAGGCTGTGAAACAAAGACATCTCCTCTTTCACATGACAAAGTGTGtgttttcccatttaaaaaattctgtcagGGAATTTTTGGTCCATGTTTTTCActgtaaaacaaatatttaaaatgaactACTGGGCATTCTGTACAATGATCTGTTTGTTAAACTCATTTGTGTGACAAAACACATCAGGAGAAAGATTGCTGCTAGTCTGACTTGGGAATGAGTTGTGTGACATTGGATGTTGGATTGTAAATGCGAGGAAAACCTGGATGAAATGATTGTGGGTCCTCCTTTGTCCTGAAGGCCACTAAGCAGTGTCTCACCCACCTTTCCAGAGGTGTGAGATGCTTTTCTGAGGCCCACGTTACTTCTTTCACTGTGTGGCTCTCAGCTTGTCCTTCTGTCCCTTCTCAGGCCTGTGTGCCATCACTGGAGTGTCCGTGTTTGCCAACATGCTGGTCACAAACTTCTGGATGTCCACCACCAACATGTTCCAGGGAATGCAGAATGTTCAGAACAGGTGGGTGCTCAGCTGCCTCTATGTGCTTCATGGTGGAAATCtccctcagggctgctgctgaaggattGGCAAACTCTGGGGGTATGTTGGGATGGGGGTATGTTGGGATGGCTGCAGCACTTGGAAGATATTCTTAGGAGATAGACCCTCTTGTCTGGGCTGGAGACAAGCAAATGGGTGGGATAtttctgtccttgctgctcAAGAATGAGAAAGGGAGGCCATTTGGGTTCAGACTGGACTTCTGGGGACTTCTGGGGACTTGTGGGTACAACTGTAGGGTCTGAGGGAGGATGGCAATGTTCTTGGCAGCCCTAATCAGCCATGCCTGTTTTGCAGGTACACCTTTGGCTCAGCCCTCTTTGTTGGATGGGTGGCAGGGGGCCTTGCCCTCGTGGGAGGCATCATGATGTGCCTTGCTTGTAAAGGGCTCATCCCAGAGGAATCCCGGTAAGCTGAGCTGGGTGGACATGGGAAGGTACTGCAGGAAACCTGGGTGGGTGTCGAGATGTCCCAGGATGCGTGGATGTGTAACACCTCTGTCATGATAGCCCTCATGATGATGGAGACACAGAGCcctttaggttggaaaaggcctttaggatGAGAGGCCAGCCATTAATTCAGcgctgccaaggccaccactgcctGAAGTCCATGGTTAGTGAGTTGCCCTCTGTGGGTCCAAAGGGAGCATTtgccctccctctccctgtgaCTCACACACAAACAGAGAGAACATGAGAACCAACATCAAAATGTGACATTTGCTCTGTGCTGGTAGGTTCAGGCCTATGAATTGCAGATTGCACAGCAGATCATGAGCAGAGGTAGATTGAACCAGCTGAGCTGTGATTTACATGGAATTGTAGAAttccagagtggtttgggttgggagggccctaaagcccatcccattccatccctgccatgtgcagggcCACCTTCCATAGATCAGGTAGCTCCAAgctgtgtccagcctggcctggaacccttccagggatggtgtaACATCACCAGGAATTTGTACTCCAACATAGCTGGTTATTGCAGGTGGGTCCATCACTccacaaaggatttttttccaagggaaagaaagtgtatgtttatgAAAGAACCTGAAAGGGACTTGCAGGTTCCCATGATGGTGGGCTGAGCTCTCTGAGTGGCACAGCACCAAGTTCCCTAAAACCTGCCGTGAGCACAGGGTGAAACGTTGGGCAGTCACAGCCCTTCCAGAGGCTGATGTTCCTTCCTCTGGTGTCTCTTCCAGCTACAAAGCCGTGTCCTACAACGCCTCAGGCCGGAACATCTCCTACAGGACAGGGCCCTACAAGTCTGGCTTGGGGTATGAAGCTGACCCCAAGACCAGGAAGGGCGTGGGATATGAAGAAGCTCCTCGAAGTGAGGATGGGAGACGCTCATACCCCTCGAAGTACGACTACGTTTAGCAGACCTTCTGGCCTTGAGTTGTGCTATcagatattttttaacttcACAAGCAAGAAGTGCAGCAAACTAAGCAGTCTGTGAataggattttgttttctggcagGTTTTCTCTACTCTGAGGTTGCATCTTTTTTGTGAACATTGGTTTTACTCAACTGCCCATTAGTATTAACAGCACAGGAGGTCTGTGACCAAAGAGTTGCAGTGGTCTCAGAGTAGAACATTTTGCTCCTATTTTCTGTATAAACTGATATCTAGGAGCAGTGCCTTGTGCCCTTTCTTAATTGCTGACATAGTGAAAAATCCCCTTTGATAATTGCCGTGTATTTGAAGTAAATTCGGTTGTGTCCCCTTGGCTGTGCCCAAAGTAAACAGAGCCTGTGGTCAGGGCATTTTCCTCCCTGGTGACTTCTCTACCCAGTCCCACCTTTGCTTTGCTGGTTGTACTCCAGCACTGATCTACTCTAATATTTAATCTGATCTCTGTTACTTAGACATTTGCTGGAGCCTGTGATAGCAaagtgtatttatttctttggatCTCTGCAGGGAATGTGCATAATCCATTGTTATTCCTGCACTAATAACTCCCAGCCTCTGTGTGCCACCAGCATTCCCGCAGATGTCATCTTTAATGGAGCCAGGAGAATTTCTCATTTAGAATTAATTACGGTTACCTTTGGAGCAGGACTCCCAGGGAGCATTAGATGTGTAACTCCACACCCACATCAGGACTTCCCCGTGGTAATTCTCCCTCCAATGATGGGAAGATAACTCCATGGTGGAACGTTGCCTCCTCCAGCCAATCCATCAGAGTGGCACTTTATTTGAAGGTGGAAGAGGGAGACAGAACTTTTGTGGGAAGAGAGAGAGCTGTGAGCTCTTAGCAGGTCCTCCCATCTGGCTCCAGAGCACATCCTAAAAAAGCTCTACACAATGCCTATGAATAGGAGAAAGGGATAagttagagagaaaaaaggggtCCAGACCCTCCAAAATAACCATTTTAATGGCATCTGCAGTGGGCTGGAGCACCACTCCTCAGGATTGCAAGTTCTCTGAAGGAATTCAGTTCAGGCAAAATTGTTTTGGTGAAATGCTGGTATTCCCTGAGTGTTCGATTTCTTGGAGGGATCAGAATCTACAGCTGAATATTCCTGCAGAGTTAAACCTTTGGAAAGTCAAGTTAGCACCAGCTGAGCTGGCATCTCTGGTGGCTGCTGGCATTAGAGggggcaggctgtgctcccagTGAGCACAAactgcatcctcctcctccccacgTCCATCACTGCTCCATAAACCTCAGTTTCCATAACCCTGAGCTCTCTACCAGCTCTCCATAGCCACCAGCTCTACACCACCACACGGAGGCAAATCCCCAGCACAGGTCCAGGAGATCCTGGGGAAGGTCAACAAGAGGAGGAGGGAACACCTAGCAGGTGGCAGGAGGAAACAACCACCATGCAGAGGGGTGGGAAGAGCTTCCAGCCAAGAGCGGCTCAGGCTGGATGTTGGCCACTTGGGATAGATCACTGTGGGATGTCAGTTCTGACCCTCCctttttttcagcaaagaaCTTAAGGActtgtttttaaagaagaatttattttacagaggTAGATCctgttctgttttaaaagcattgctACTCTTTTCCATGGTTTGTATCTCTCAGTATAAACTtagattttctgcttttttagttttgttgtttttgcctgctggatttttttgcttgtctgttttgttggttgttgttttctttttttctttttttacagtaatattaataaaagaGAATGTCTTAAAGACCAGAATTACAGTTCCCAGTTGTTCTATTCCTGTCAAAATCATCAGCTCCAACCTTCCTGCTCAGCCAAAGCCCCCTAGCTTGTGTTCTACATGTTCTTGGGAGGACTACGCACACAGATGGGTGgttgagggaaaaaagaaaagatctgGGTGTTTTATTTACTTAGTAAGATATAAGGAGTCACATGATGagagaaaacatcagaaaataagATTAATAATTTTTGGGGGACCCCAAATCAGTGATTTGATGAAGTCAGAGATCCTTGGTGGGACCCTGAGCTTGCTGAGGAGTAGAGTGCAGCAAGTTTCAGGTTAGAGATTAAACACTTCTGAACACTTCATTGTTCTTAGGAGGGCAGAAAAATTATGGGCATGTTCTCAGCCTCCACTGGAAAGGGGCTGAAAAGCCCAGGAATGTTTAATTTAGATAGGAAACACATAAGTGGTGCTGAGGGAAAGGTACATACAGGAatgagaaaggcaggaaaacacccagaaaaattcaaaatgcagGTTTACGACTGAGTTAGAACTAAAAAAATTCCTGAGGAAACAGCTTTGaaagttacattttatttttctgctacaCAAATGCTGTGACAAAGTCCCTGAGCCGGCTATCTCTCGGTCACACTTTGATGTCTGCAGGCATGTAGATGACAAGATTAGGGGCAGGAATCTTCTGGGGAGCTGAGAGAGAGCTGtatccaggaattcctgccctcACTGGGTGCCTAATCTTCCAGcatcagttttcatttccttgccACGGCCGAAAACTCGcaggatgaaatattttaatgcagtgAACTACACTGAATAAAATCCCATTCTGGAGCAGAGAATCATTTATTTATGAGCCTGGCTGTGGCGTAACTACACCTGGTGTCGCAGCTGCTCCTGTGTTTGTGGCCCTAAGGGACTTTATCTTGTGTTTGATGCCACGGAGGGTGGGGAACAGCATTGTTGGGAATGACAGCACCAGGAGAATTCACACCCACATCCATGGAACTGCAGGGAGGACTCAGGGTTTGgacttggagctgctggagagagtccatAGGAGGCACCAGGGTGATCAGAGTGATggaacagccctgctgggaggaaaggctgggagagctgggattgctcagcctggagaagggaccAGAGGTGATGAAAAGACCTCAttgtggccttgcagtgcctgaaaGAGCCAACAGGAAACATGGGGAGAGGTTGTTTGCAATGggctggagtgacaggacaagggggaatgactTCAGATGGGAagaggggagatttaggttggacatATAGAATAAGttcttggctgtgagggaggtgaggccctggcacagctgcccagagaagctatggctgccgcatccctggaagtgtccaaggccaggttggatggggtttggagtgatctgggatagtgggaggtgtccctgcccatggcagggggtagaaCTGGATGAAtcttaaggtcccttccaacccaaaccattccatgattccatgattccttgTCCAAGAcaaggaatcatggaatggtttgggtaaGAAGTATCCCAAGTAGCCCAGCCCTAAGCCAGCAAGATAAGGAAGATACAAGGAAGTATTCCAGACCAAGTATCCCTTTTTCAGCTAAGCTGATGTCTCCTCTAAGCCCTGAAGCAAAATTATCTGCTTGAGAAATCTCTGGGTCTTTACTGAGGCCAAAGttccattttcctctgcagcccagcaggctaaaaaataaaaaataaaattgtgatACCCTAATTATTTTTTGGACTTAGAGATCCAGAAGCACACTGAGGGTGACCCAGTGTCTTGGTGACAGCTCCAAGGGCTGTTGTGTGAAGGACACAAACCCCTGAGCCACGTCCTCAGCCCCCAGTGCACAGGGAAGGGGGACACTtgcccaggggctgcctggggacCATCCTGGGGCCACTCATCCCAAACACAACCTCTGCCCCCACACCATGCATTGCAGGGGAACGCTTCACCCTCAAGCATGTGAATTTAGGCCCTGAGATCCATGGCACGGggcctgagctgctggaaggagcagcatgTGTGGGGCACACAGTGCTGGACCAAACCCATCCTGCctgtgggctgggaggagcagtTCCAGATTTGCTGGGCTGAATTGGGCTGGCTGGTTTGACCGGTTGCACAACAGCAAGGAGGTTTGGGCCTCTGGAGTTGCTTGGCTGAGtaaatcctggaaaaaaacagatcCCAGAGACTGCAGAACATGTGGCCCTGTGAGCAAATCCAgtgtttccagctgctgttcctggtgAGGGAGGGAAGACTATCCCCTCCCCCCTTTTATTTTGCCTTATTGACCATCAACTGCAAGGGATGGGTTTGGTAGCATTTGTAGAACCAAGGGAGACAGGTCAGGGAACTCATGAAcagtttgttggggttttgtttccgtaaatttgatcatcctctgaaaaatgcatttcccatTCAAAGCAGCTAATTAAATGTAGGCAAAATAAATTTAGGCTTGTCTAATAAAGCCAAGCCTGCAAAGGCTGGGTGCATTATCTGGCAACTCTGAACAAGTTCTTCCCAAGCCCCTGCAACATCTGGAATGTGTGAGAGCACGCTGGATTTGCATGAAGTTTGACCAAGAGACAAACTGGACCTACAAATTGGACTAGGAGATAAGAACTCTCCTGAAATCTATATGCAATTAAAAGCCCAATCTTCGACAAGGTTATTGCTTTTATGGAGTTGAACAGAGATGAATGAGTCTATGGATTAATGGCATTAAGATTTATGACATTGTGCTTGCCCCAAATATGATGGGAGAATAGCTCTCTGGGTGAGATATTCCAGCTGAATAAATTTGATaggattttcattttccttcattattttttccagctttgggAGACCTGTGCTGCATTCAGAGCTTGTTAGTGCTGTGGGTTGGATATTTACTGATATTCCCTTGTATATTCATGATTTATAAAAGTGTTACCAGTAACAAGAGCCCACGAAGAAAAAGTCATTGGGAAAAACAAACTCCACAAACCTACTGATTCGTGTGATTTCTTGTTCATTTAATTGGTCATTTAATAGGTCTTTATCTTGCTGGCTTTGGGCTTGTTTTTACCATTCCCAGAGACTCCAGAGAGGATAAAGCCAAAGGAGTCACTTCTGGCAGGGGTAATGAGGTGTCAGCAGTTGTTGGAGACTGTGGAAAACCCTCTGTGGTGTACTGAACTAAATGGTGAAAAAATTAGGAGGAGGCAAGTAAAAAGCTGTGGAAATTTAAGGAGAGCAGTTTAGATGAGATGGAGTTACCCAcccaggacagggcagaggggtGACAGCTGAGGGAAAACCATGGCCAGGGAAAACCAGGGAGGTGCAACAGGCCCTACTCCTCCAAATCCCAGCAGGATGCAAAGACTGCATCATCCATCACTTAACAAAACTTTGGGAGTTGTTTTAAGCCAGGTTGgagagggcttggagcaacctggtccagaGGAAAATATCCCTGGGGGTGGAAGAAGATGGGCTTTAAGTACCTTTCCAAACCATGCTGGGATTTTCTGCCTTTGAGGCAAAGCCTCTGGGGATtgagcagcaaggacagggacctgtTTTCCAGTCTCTGGACTGAGCCTGACCCACTCCCCTGCACCACCTGCAagccccaggctggcagggcacagcaacAGCAGGGATTTGATCCCAGCTTCCTGTGGAACACGCTGCCTCAAGATGCCCAGTGTGGAACAAAGCCTCTTTTTTCCACATCTCAACTCCCTCAGTGGTCAGGGTACAAGTGTCGCCTTTCTCTTGGCACAAGGTTCTCAGCTATTTCTGGATTTTCCCAAACTTAGAAGTTTGCCCCCTACTTTTCCACCACCACTTGGACTTGGTGTTTGAAACTCACCAAAAGCACCTCAGGCAGGAAAACTGCTGGGAAAACCAACAGAAAAGTGCTTCTTGCACTTACTGGCAGCTGAAAGAACAGGCACCTGCCTTGGCACCAGGTTTGCCACGTCgtggaggcagagcagctcctgccttctGCCTGTTTGCTCTTTGGGGCAGCAATTCATTTTCCCATTAGTTTTGGATGGCGACAgctccagtgcccagcccaggtTTCCTGTCACCTCCTCCACAGAACAAATTCTCACTGCTGCTTGTAACTTTTTACAGGTAAAAAGGGGATTTTCTGCTTATTCATGAACAGTTGTGCAGAATTCTTGGCgtttttttcagaggaatgAAGTTTGTTCCCTGACGCTGTTGTACActacaatgacacagactccCACTTTAGAAGGtggaaaatgatttttttttttattttttgggatgtgtctttTTTATAATACTATTTTATACAGACCAATTCGgttggtgaaacaaagacaaacttcttcaatcacattggtcagaccagagggacgtgaagaagaagtccctcctagggaaaag harbors:
- the CLDN18 gene encoding claudin-18 isoform X2, with the protein product MSVTICQSMGFVVSALGIGGIIASTCMDQWSTQDLYNNPVTAVFNYQGLWRTCVRESSGFTECRGYFTILGLPAMFQAVRALMIVGIVLGILGLLVCIFALKCIRIGSMEDTAKANMTLTSGIMFIIAGLCAITGVSVFANMLVTNFWMSTTNMFQGMQNVQNRYTFGSALFVGWVAGGLALVGGIMMCLACKGLIPEESRYKAVSYNASGRNISYRTGPYKSGLGYEADPKTRKGVGYEEAPRSEDGRRSYPSKYDYV
- the CLDN18 gene encoding claudin-18 isoform X1; its protein translation is MSTTICQVMGFLVSLLGVGGSIMATAMDTWSMQDLYDNPVTAVFQYQGLWRSCVRQSSGFTECRPYFTILGLPAMFQAVRALMIVGIVLGILGLLVCIFALKCIRIGSMEDTAKANMTLTSGIMFIIAGLCAITGVSVFANMLVTNFWMSTTNMFQGMQNVQNRYTFGSALFVGWVAGGLALVGGIMMCLACKGLIPEESRYKAVSYNASGRNISYRTGPYKSGLGYEADPKTRKGVGYEEAPRSEDGRRSYPSKYDYV